A genome region from Verrucomicrobiota bacterium includes the following:
- a CDS encoding FAD-dependent oxidoreductase, whose protein sequence is MAAGRCLDVDTPMVEDMRLIATCLLTGHAAGAAAGLSIQSKCRPRDVDVAQLHSLLVKQGACLG, encoded by the coding sequence ATCGCTGCCGGACGTTGTTTGGATGTGGATACGCCCATGGTCGAGGATATGCGTCTCATTGCCACTTGTCTGCTGACCGGCCATGCGGCGGGGGCCGCGGCGGGGCTGTCCATCCAGAGCAAGTGTCGTCCGCGCGATGTGGATGTGGCCCAACTTCACAGCCTGCTGGTGAAACAGGGCGCTTGCTTGGGCTAG
- the nadS gene encoding NadS family protein, translating into MKKELFKQLTESLQEAGQIKRGALKPARVFHVDPKNDLVKVRSKLGLSQAKFAGLLGISADTLQNWEQGRREPTGPAKILLKIALKHPNLLMEVA; encoded by the coding sequence ATGAAAAAAGAATTATTTAAGCAACTGACGGAGAGCCTGCAGGAAGCAGGTCAGATCAAGCGGGGCGCGTTGAAGCCCGCGCGCGTGTTCCATGTGGACCCCAAGAACGACCTGGTAAAGGTTCGCAGCAAGCTGGGATTGTCACAAGCGAAGTTTGCCGGTCTGTTGGGAATCAGCGCGGACACACTTCAAAACTGGGAGCAGGGACGGCGTGAGCCGACCGGGCCAGCAAAGATATTGCTCAAAATTGCGCTGAAGCATCCGAACCTCCTCATGGAGGTTGCATGA
- a CDS encoding carbohydrate-binding family 9-like protein translates to MRLPIDVKTLAPQCLTLLLMLTALFAGCTTTPHRGVTISDFTYPWSDKPAPKTECRLHTDAERLHFTFTVEDRDIIVSRRWTNETTVASEDRVELFFATDEELRHYWCIEIDPLGRVHDYAASHYRKFDNDWNCPGLKSSAHRTPDGYSVTGSIPLATLSQLLGRPIARGSEIRLGLFRADFYGTGASAQGLVNDDWLSWVRPTSSKPDFHVPSAFRMFALP, encoded by the coding sequence ATGCGATTACCCATTGATGTGAAAACCTTAGCGCCGCAGTGCCTAACCCTGCTGCTCATGCTGACCGCGTTGTTCGCGGGCTGCACGACGACGCCTCACCGCGGTGTGACGATCTCCGATTTCACGTATCCGTGGTCAGACAAGCCGGCACCGAAAACCGAGTGCCGCCTGCATACCGATGCGGAGCGGCTACATTTCACCTTCACGGTTGAAGACCGCGACATCATCGTGAGCCGGCGCTGGACCAACGAAACCACGGTCGCCAGCGAGGACCGGGTGGAACTCTTTTTCGCGACGGATGAGGAGCTGCGCCATTATTGGTGCATTGAGATTGACCCGCTCGGCCGGGTGCACGACTACGCGGCCAGCCATTACCGGAAGTTTGACAACGACTGGAATTGCCCGGGGTTGAAGAGTTCCGCGCACCGCACGCCCGACGGCTATTCCGTCACCGGCTCCATCCCGCTGGCGACGCTTTCGCAGTTGCTCGGCCGTCCGATCGCGCGCGGCAGCGAAATACGCCTGGGCCTATTCCGCGCCGACTTTTACGGCACCGGCGCCAGCGCCCAAGGCCTGGTGAACGACGACTGGCTGAGCTGGGTGCGCCCCACATCGTCCAAGCCTGACTTTCACGTGCCCAGCGCGTTCCGGATGTTTGCGCTGCCATGA
- a CDS encoding FAD-dependent oxidoreductase, translating into MPANISAMFLSRRVLVFIATILLAPLLALKAQPLRIIEADFCVYGGTSGGVAAAVQAARMGKTVVIAEPGKHLGGMTSGGLSAVDIGDPRSVGGIAREYFTRLVAAYGKTLQWEQPHAAKGGSGHGTGGAYAIEPHQAEQVFDAMAREAGAKVHFKARLASVRKSRARITEFVTEDGTVFRAKMFLDATYEGDLMAKAGVSYTLLREGNATYREVYNGIYYDPQYKPRTGHLQPGPNGRVKGGQGAWDRDFPLDPYVVKGDPKSGVLPLVQAGEPGKPGAPAPGVQAYCYRLCLSTAADRLPITPPPNYEAKRYEIVVRFIEACQANGDAMDLRWFSKHDELPNQKWDFNTATFGGNLPGASHAWPEASYAEREKLAQEQQGYHRGLLHFLATDPRVPEKVRQDMQRFGLPKDEFPETGGWPHQLYIREARRMVGDFVMTEHHTFGRQIAPKSVGLGSYGTDCHEIRRIVKDGVVTREGKIGTGRGGFGPYQIGYDAIVPKRSECENLFVTFALSASHSAFASIRMEPVFMVTSQSAATAACLAMDAGVAVQEVDYARLKARLVNDGQKL; encoded by the coding sequence ATGCCAGCAAACATTTCTGCCATGTTCCTTTCCCGCAGAGTTTTAGTATTCATCGCCACCATCCTACTGGCACCGCTGCTGGCGCTCAAGGCGCAGCCGCTACGCATCATCGAAGCCGATTTCTGCGTCTATGGCGGCACCAGCGGCGGGGTCGCGGCGGCGGTGCAGGCGGCGCGCATGGGGAAGACGGTGGTGATTGCGGAGCCGGGCAAACATCTGGGCGGGATGACGAGCGGCGGACTCAGCGCGGTGGACATCGGGGATCCGCGCAGTGTCGGCGGCATCGCACGGGAGTATTTCACACGGCTCGTCGCGGCCTATGGCAAGACGCTGCAGTGGGAGCAGCCCCATGCAGCCAAAGGCGGCAGCGGCCACGGCACGGGCGGCGCGTATGCCATTGAGCCGCATCAGGCGGAGCAGGTGTTTGATGCCATGGCACGGGAGGCGGGCGCGAAGGTTCACTTCAAGGCACGGCTCGCTTCCGTCAGGAAGAGCAGGGCGCGCATCACGGAGTTCGTCACCGAGGATGGCACGGTGTTTCGCGCGAAGATGTTTTTGGATGCGACGTATGAGGGGGATCTGATGGCGAAGGCCGGCGTGAGCTACACGCTCCTGCGCGAGGGCAATGCGACGTATCGCGAGGTTTATAATGGCATCTACTACGACCCGCAATACAAGCCGCGCACCGGCCATTTGCAGCCGGGCCCGAATGGGCGGGTGAAAGGCGGGCAGGGTGCGTGGGACCGCGACTTCCCGCTCGACCCATATGTGGTGAAGGGCGATCCCAAGAGCGGCGTGCTCCCTTTGGTCCAGGCAGGTGAACCCGGCAAGCCCGGCGCACCTGCGCCCGGCGTGCAGGCCTATTGTTATCGTCTCTGCCTGAGCACGGCGGCGGATCGCCTGCCCATCACCCCGCCGCCGAACTATGAGGCAAAGCGCTACGAGATCGTCGTGCGTTTCATCGAGGCGTGCCAGGCGAACGGCGACGCCATGGACCTGCGCTGGTTTTCCAAGCATGACGAGCTGCCAAATCAGAAATGGGATTTCAACACGGCGACCTTCGGCGGCAATCTGCCCGGCGCGAGCCATGCCTGGCCGGAGGCCAGCTATGCCGAGCGGGAAAAACTCGCGCAGGAACAGCAGGGTTACCACCGCGGCCTCCTGCATTTCCTCGCCACCGACCCGCGCGTGCCGGAGAAGGTGCGCCAGGACATGCAGCGTTTCGGGCTGCCCAAGGATGAGTTCCCCGAAACCGGTGGCTGGCCGCACCAACTCTACATCCGCGAAGCCCGGCGCATGGTGGGCGACTTCGTCATGACCGAGCATCACACCTTTGGCCGGCAGATCGCCCCGAAGTCCGTCGGCCTCGGCAGTTATGGCACGGACTGCCACGAGATCCGCCGCATCGTGAAGGACGGCGTCGTGACTCGCGAAGGCAAGATTGGGACCGGCCGTGGTGGCTTCGGCCCGTATCAGATCGGCTACGACGCCATTGTGCCGAAGCGCAGCGAGTGCGAGAATCTCTTTGTCACCTTTGCGCTCAGCGCCAGCCACAGCGCCTTCGCCAGTATCCGCATGGAACCTGTGTTCATGGTCACCAGCCAAAGCGCAGCGACGGCGGCGTGCCTGGCAATGGATGCGGGCGTGGCGGTACAGGAAGTGGATTACGCCCGGCTGAAAGCACGCCTGGTAAACGACGGACAAAAATTATGA